In Ursus arctos isolate Adak ecotype North America unplaced genomic scaffold, UrsArc2.0 scaffold_3, whole genome shotgun sequence, one DNA window encodes the following:
- the SAMD9L gene encoding sterile alpha motif domain-containing protein 9-like, with protein MSEQVNLPEIINDWTKEHVKQWVTKDLKIDEKYGQILLTEEVTGLVLQELTENDLREMGLPRGPALLIKRTYNRLNNSSSESNNQDSGQLDHTKPSKKEHPKNPQKMKKEEEKSVVSNNDHDLREMRDTKEQESILMKEDALNEGVTTEDQNEDRPETEQLTCMPYPFDQFHNSQRYIEHSILQPETGPLNLIDPIHEFKALTNTEAATEKDIKMKFSNEVFRFASACMNSRTNGTIHFGVKNKPHGQIVGVKVTSKDAFIDHFNVMIRQYFEGNEINEAKKCIREPRFVEVLLQNNTPSDRFVIEVDVIPKYSVCGEKYFLIRMQSCKNETWKPNQDLSLFVRDGPSSKDILANVKQRAIAYKEFSQNFKSVAASRKVAEEEYEVKANKKESEGQKLVKLLIGNRDSLDNSYYSWYILVTNKCHPNQTKNLDFLKEMKWFAVLEFDPESVSKGVVKAYKKSRVANLHFPNQFEEKSNNIREKISSLNLYEQPSWIFCNGRSDLKNESYKPLEPHLWHRERASEVRKLILFLTDENIMTRGKFLVVFLLLSSVESPGDPLIETFCAFYQALKGMENILCICVNSQIYQRWKDLLQTRLTAADELTNHSISTLNLELINSTILKLKPVTQSSRRFLPSHGFASVILEKKEEDILTALEILCENECKDTDIEKDESKFQEFKTSKEEHFYRGGKVSWWNFYFSSENYSSAFVKRDSYEKLKDLIQCWADSPKPVFAKIINLYHHPGCGGTTLAMNVLWDLKKSFRCAVLKNKTTDFGEIVEQVTKLITYKATSPEDYFPVLLLVDDFEDQENVYVLQNAIDSILAEKGLRYEKTLVIILNCMRSQNPDETAKLADSVALTYQLSPKEQRAFEAKLEEIEKEHKNCENFYSFMILKSNFNEIYIENVVRNILKGQNVDSKEGQLISFLALLNSYVTDSTISVSQCEIFLGIIYTSTPWEPESLDDKMGAYSTLLINTEVAEFGRYTGVRIIHPLIAIFCLKELENSYNLNKCQIALKILKEDLFYVSGIGREKFQHDVQTLLLTRQRKEYGDETDTLFAPLIEALENEEIEKVLMAGTLRFPQNAFICQALARYFYIKEKNFSTALDWANEAKKKAPKNSYISDTLGQVYKSRIKWRLDEMKNAKDITVNDLICLLEAAENASKAFKKSQEQAERKACETEPWGPQKLQRKYDTYNTAGFVGEIEVGLYAIQILQLTPCFLKENELSKKAMADFLSGKGMTPTNPKCEYYLALSKFTSYLENLQSDLKRCFDFFNDYIVLLQMRNTQKETVEISLNKKITRCFRKYGELFCCLDLGLLQSRESQFFQEESFRKGLEALRADRFSGLLEYLNPNHREAATNMENIVNKYSFLLKQNQNKQLTKEKLNFILANIILNCLKPHSKSIQPLSILKKLLREALLSIGPSYQYPDPYFLACLLFWPENQELDEDSKLMEKYVSSLNRTFKRQYRSMCRSKQASTLFYLGKKKGLHSLVCKAETEQYFNKAQNVNSLLPSGDVWKKKEVKDLLCRLTGQAEGKLISMEYGTEKKIKIPVIPVYSGPLRSGGNIERVSFYLGFSIEGPQAYDIEII; from the coding sequence ATGAGTGAACAAGTAAATCTACCTGAAATTATCAACGACTGGACCAAAGAGCATGTGAAACAATGGGTAACAAAAGACCTTAAGATTGATGAAAAATATGGGCAGATTCTGCTCACTGAAGAAGTAACTGGATTAGTTCTGCAGGAATTAACTGAAAATGATCTTAGAGAAATGGGGCTACCACGGGGTCCGGCACTTTTGATAAAACGTACATATAACAGATTGAATAACAGCTCCTCTGAAAGTAACAATCAGGATTCTGGACAATTAGATCATACCAAACCCTCCAAAAAAGAAcacccaaaaaacccacaaaagatgaaaaaggaagaggaaaaatcaGTGGTATCCAATAatgatcatgatctcagagagaTGAGAGATACCAAAGAACAAGAATCGATTCTTATGAAAGAAGATGCATTAAATGAAGGAGTGACCACTGAAGACCAAAATGAGGATAGGCCAGAAACTGAACAGTTGACTTGTATGCCATATCCTTTTGATCAGTTTCATAACAGCCAACGTTACATAGAACATAGTATTCTACAACCTGAAACTGGCCCACTCAATCTCATAGACCCAATACATGAGTTCAAAGCCCTCACAAACAcagaagcagccacagaaaaGGACATTAAGATGAAATTTAGCAATGAAGTCTTCCGATTTGCATCAGCTTGTATGAATTCACGCACCAATGGCACTATCCATTTTGGAGTCAAGAACAAACCCCATGGACAAATTGTTGGTGTGAAAGTCACCAGTAAGGATGCCTTCATTGACCACTTTAATGTAATGATCAGACAATACTTTGAAGGAAATGAGATCAATGAAGCCAAGAAGTGCATTCGGGAGCCAAGGTTTGTGGAAGTCCTACTGCAGAACAATACACCATCTGACAGATTTGTCATTGAAGTAGATGTTATTCCAAAATATTCTGTATgtggagaaaaatatttcttaattaggATGCAAAGTTGTAAAAACGAAACATGGAAACCAAACCAAGATCTTTCACTGTTTGTGAGAGATGGGCCCAGCTCTAAGGATATCCTGGCCAATGTCAAGCAACGGGCTATAGCTTACAaagaattttcacaaaattttaagTCAGTAGCAGCATCTAGAAAAGTGGCTGAAGAAGAATATGAGGTGAAGGCAAATAAGAAGGAGAGTGAAGGACAAAAGCTGGTGAAACTTCTCATAGGCAACCGAGACTCACTGGATAATTCATACTACAGCTGGTACATTCTTGTAACAAATAAATGCCATCCAAATCAAACAAAGAACTTagattttctaaaggaaatgaaatggtTTGCTGTGCTGGAGTTTGATCCCGAATCTGTGAGCAAGGGGGTGGTCAAAGCTTACAAAAAAAGCCGAGTAGCAAATCTTCACTTTCCAAATCAGTTTGAAGAAAAGTCAAATAACATAAGGGAGAAAATTTCTAGTTTGAATCTTTATGAGCAGCCCAGCTGGATCTTCTGCAATGGCAGGTCAGACTTGAAAAATGAGAGCTATAAGCCTCTAGAACCACATTTATGGCACAGAGAAAGAGCTTCTGAAGTCAGGAAGctgattttatttctcacagatgAAAATATAATGACAAGAGGGAAATTTTTGGTAGTGTTTCTATTACTCTCTTCAGTGGAAAGCCCAGGAGATCCCCTTATTGAAACTTTCTGTGCTTTCTACCAAGCTCTCAAAGGAATGGAAAATATATTGTGTATCTGTGTAAACTCACAGATTTATCAACGATGGAAGGATCTGCTACAAACAAGACTGACAGCAGCAGATGAATTAACAAACCACAGTATTTCGACTTTAAATTTAGAACTGATAAACAGTACTATTCTTAAACTAAAACCAGTGACTCAGTCATCAAGAAGATTTTTGCCCTCCCATGGATTTGCTTCAGTTATcttagagaaaaaggaagaggataTCTTGACTGCACTGGAAATCCTCTGTGAAAATGAGTGTAAAGACACAGACATAGAGAAAGATGAATCTAAATTCCAAGAATTTAAGACATCAAAAGAGGAACACTTTTATCGAGGTGGCAAAGTATCCTGGTGGaacttctatttttcttctgaaaactaTTCTTCAGCTTTTGTCAAAAGGGATAGTTATGAAAAGCTTAAAGATCTGATCCAGTGCTGGGCAGACTCTCCTAAACCAGTATTTGCAAAAATTATCAATCTTTATCACCATCCAGGCTGTGGGGGTACTACATTGGCTATGAATGTTCTCTGGGACCTAAAGAAAAGCTTTAGATGTgctgtgttaaaaaacaaaacaacggATTTTGGAGAAATTGTAGAACAAGTGACCAAATTAATTACCTATAAGGCAACCAGCCCTGAAGATTACTTTCCTGTACTTCTCCTTGTGGATGATTTTGAAGACCAGGAAAACGTTTATGTCCTGCAGAATGCCATCGATTCCATTTTAGCAGAGAAGGGTTTGAGATATGAAAAAACACTGGTGATTATCCTAAACTGCATGAGATCCCAGAATCCTGACGAAACTGCAAAATTAGCTGACAGTGTTGCCCTAACCTACCAACTTTCTCCCAAGGAACAAAGAGCTTTTGAGgccaaactggaagaaattgagaAGGAACACAAGAACTGTGAAAACTTTTATTCCTTCATGATCTTGAAAagcaattttaatgaaatatatatagaaaacgtAGTCCGGAATATCCTAAAAGGACAGAATGTGGACAGCAAGGAAggacagctcatttctttcctGGCTTTACTCAACTCCTATGTTACTGATTCTACAATCTCAGTATCACAGTGTGAAATATTTTTGGGAATCATATACACTAGTACCCCCTGGGAACCCGAAAGCCTAGACGACAAGATGGGAGCCTATTCTACACTTCTAATAAACACAGAAGTCGCAGAATTTGGGAGATACACAGGTGTGCGCATCATTCATCCTTTGATTGCCATCTTCTGTCTGAAAGAACTGGAAAACAGCTATAACTTGAATAAGTGTCAAATTGCACTGAAGATCTTAAAGGAGGATTTATTCTATGTTTCTggaataggaagagaaaaatttcAACATGATGTGCAAACTCTTCTGCTTACAAGACAGCGCAAGGAGTATGGGGATGAAACAGACACTTTGTTTGCCCCATTAATCGAAGCTTTAGAGAACGAAGAAATTGAAAAGGTCTTGATGGCTGGGACTCTTCGATTCCCACAAAATGCGTTCATTTGTCAGGCCTTAGCAAGATATTTCTACATTAAAGAGAAGAATTTTAGTACTGCTCTAGATTGGGCAAACGAGGCCAAAAAGAAAGCACCTAAAAATTCCTATATCTCAGATACACTTGGTCAAGTCTACAAAAGTCGAATCAAATGGCGGTtggatgaaatgaaaaatgccaaGGATATTACAGTTAATGATCTAATATGCCTCCTGGAAGCCGCTGAAAACGcctcaaaagcttttaaaaaatcccaagaaCAAGCCGAGAGGAAAGCCTGCGAAACGGAGCCCTGGGGACCACAGAAGTTGCAAAGAAAATATGACACATACAACACTGCCGGTTTCGTGGGTGAAATAGAAGTTGGTCTTTATGCTATTCAGATTCTCCAGCTCACACCTTGTTtcctcaaagaaaatgaattatctAAAAAAGCTATGGCAGACTTTTTATCAGGAAAGGGGATGACACCCACAAATCCAAAATGTGAGTATTATTTGGCCCTTAGCAAGTTCACATCCTACTTAGAAAATTTACAATCAGATTTGAAAAGGTGCTTTGacttttttaatgattatattgttcttttgcaaatgaggaaCACCCAAAAAGAAACAGTAGAAATCTCCTTAAACAAGAAAATCACTCGTTGTTTCAGGAAATATGGGGAACTTTTCTGctgtttggatttgggtttgctACAAAGTAGAGAGAGTCAGTTTTTCCAAGAGGAGAGTTTCAGGAAAGGTCTAGAAGCTTTGAGAGCAGATAGGTTTTCTGGACTCCTGGAATATCTTAATCCAAATCACAGAGAGGCTGCAACCAACATGGAAAATATAGTGAACAAATATTCTTTCCTCCtgaagcaaaaccaaaataagcAGCTGACAAAGGAGAAACTAAATTTCATTTTAGCCAACATTATTCTTAATTGTCTAAAACCCCACTCCAAGTCCATCCAACCACTTAGCATACTGAAAAAACTGCTCCGAGAAGCGTTGCTATCCATAGGACCAAGTTATCAATATCCAGACCCTTATTTTTTGGCCTGCCTTCTGTTCTGGCCAGAAAATCAAGAACTAGATGAAGATTCCAAACTCATGGAAAAGTATGTTTCATCCTTAAACAGAACCTTCAAGAGGCAGTATAGAAGCATGTGCAGGTCCAAGCAAGCAAGCACCCTGTTTTACCTGGGGAAGAAGAAGGGGCTCCACAGTCTTGTTTGCAAGGCTGAGACAGAGCAATACTTCAATAAAGCACAAAATGTAAATTCTCTCTTGCCAAGTGGAGAcgtgtggaaaaaaaaagaagtcaaagaccTCTTATGTCGTCTAACTGGTCAGGCCGAAGGCAAGCTAATCTCTATGGAATatggaacagagaaaaaaattaaaataccagtGATACCTGTTTATTCGGGTCCACTCAGGAGTGGTGGGAACATAGAAAGAGTGTCCTTCTACCTAGGATTTTCCATTGAAGGGCCCCAAGCATATGacatagaaataatttaa